The following proteins come from a genomic window of Salvia hispanica cultivar TCC Black 2014 chromosome 4, UniMelb_Shisp_WGS_1.0, whole genome shotgun sequence:
- the LOC125224387 gene encoding F-box/LRR-repeat protein At3g03360-like, protein MADRISALPDDIISNILSFLSTREAASTSVLSPRWLNLWKHTPNLDLFDINSIGHKSMKTSEIEHDSWDAKTCKHIKAVNSALESHQAPFLKQFRICFYINKSAKNAVTKWLEFVGSRRVERLELDFLCLSAKHRVVLRDLRPMKCLKTLCLKRLQMSGEDISLFLRNCPLLRKLCVIDSSLTSDVHVSGATLALNHLDLRRCNDRDFGITISAPNLSVVSLDATPGKKLRFENVPKLVVAKFRITTPSYTKDHFCSAISCLTSQLQKLALSIFCYKKVLRKGFPQLSNLKTLVIEDKSYKYKDGHTFLLGTTRVISACPRLQKFILCDKGVVDRISELPDDIIFIVLFYLSMRDVAATSLLSHRWSDLWKHTSRLRFTSCIDNAKIEHTSWEAETCKNVKMVNSVLKSHQATFVKRFKICFYVNKSAQSTFTKWLEFVWSRQVKKLDLDLCCWSKEHAVVLGDSVGGMRPMKYLETLSLSSLTISGEDISLFLKNCPVLRKLRITKSSLTSDVHVVGTTLMLEEFQISLCDINESVINISAPNLSIVIVDARPEQLWFENVPRLIVKLLRKGFTQMPNLKVLIITQSSPYEHGCFLPITSVISACPRLQRFTIEFLYFVDDAPRETCPHQHLKTVKFQGSCATDIIKSMTYFSDSCDEFQKTNTCAPVMSEAVVQAHRDHLEQLQVQLSHQVQLKFFKCKQY, encoded by the exons aTGGCTGACAGGATAAGTGCGTTACCCGATGATATCATCTCCAACATACTATCTTTCTTATCCACGAGAGAAGCTGCGTCCACTAGTGTTCTTTCACCCCGATGGTTGAATTTATGGAAGCACACTCCCAATCTCGACTTATTCGATATCAATAGTATTGGCCACAAAAGCATGAAGACCTCTGAAATCGAGCACGACTCATGGGATGCGAAGACATGCAAGCACATCAAAGCAGTCAACTCGGCTCTCGAATCGCATCAAGCCCCCTTTCTGAAACAGTTCAGAATCTGTTTTTACATAAACAAGTCAGCAAAAAACGCAGTCACCAAATGGCTTGAATTTGTGGGATCGAGACGAGTTGAGAGATTGGAGTTAGACTTCCTTTGCCTAAGCGCAAAACATAGAGTTGTGTTACGAGATTTGAGACCTATGAAATGCCTCAAGACTTTGTGTCTCAAACGTCTGCAAATGAGCGGTGAAGACATCTCCTTGTTCCTTAGAAATTGTCCTTTATTGAGGAAACTGTGTGTCATAGACTCATCTTTGACGTCTGATGTTCATGTCAGCGGCGCAACCCTCGCGTTAAATCATCTTGATTTAAGAAGATGCAACGATCGGGATTTCGGTATTACCATTTCTGCCCCAAATCTTTCTGTAGTTAGTCTTGATGCAACACCAGGGAAGAAGCTGCGGTTCGAGAATGTTCCAAAGCTTGTTGTTGCAAAATTTAGAATCACAACTCCAAGCTATACTAAGGACCACTTTTGTTCTGCAATATCTTGCTTAACTTCCCAACTCCAGAAACTTGCCTTATCCATCTTTTGCTATAAG AAGGTTTTGAGGAAAGGGTTTCCTCAACTATCTAATCTCAAGACACTGGTAATTGAAGATAAGTCTTATAAGTACAAGGATGGTCACACCTTTCTTTTGGGAACAACTCGTGTAATATCAGCATGTCCTCGTCTTCAGAAGTTCATTTTg TGTGATAAGGGAGTTGTTGATCGGATAAGCGAGTTACCCGacgacatcatcttcatcGTATTGTTTTACCTATCGATGCGAGATGTTGCGGCCACTAGCCTTCTTTCTCACCGATGGTCGGATTTGTGGAAGCACACTTCTCGTCTCAGATTCACTAGTTGTATTGACAACGCAAAAATCGAGCACACTTCATGGGAAGCGGAGACGTgcaaaaatgtcaaaatggTAAATTCGGTTCTGAAATCGCATCAAGCCACTTTCGTGAAACGGTTCAAAATCTGTTTTTACGTAAACAAGTCAGCACAAAGCACATTCACCAAATGGCTCGAATTTGTGTGGTCGAGACAAGTTAAGAAGTTGGATTTAGACTTGTGTTGTTGGAGTAAAGAGCATGCAGTTGTGTTGGGAGATTCGGTGGGAGGGATGAGACCGATGAAATATCTCGAAACGTTGTCACTGAGTAGTCTGACAATAAGTGGTGAAGACATCTCCTTGTTCTTAAAAAACTGCCCTGTTTTGAGGAAATTACGAATCACAAAATCCTCGTTGACGTCGGATGTTCATGTCGTCGGTACAACCCTCATGTTGGAGGAGTTCCAAATAAGTCTATGCGACATTAACGAATCCGTTATCAACATTTCTGCTCCAAATCTCTCTATAGTTATTGTTGATGCAAGACCGGAGCAACTATGGTTCGAGAATGTTCCAAGACTTATTGTG AAGCTTTTGAGGAAAGGCTTCACTCAGATGCCTAATCTCAAAGTGTTGATCATTACACAGAGCTCACCATATGAGCACGGATGTTTCTTGCCGATAACATCTGTAATATCAGCATGTCCTCGTCTTCAAAGATTCACGATTGAG TTTCTGTACTTTGTTGACGATGCACCACGAGAAACATGTCCACACCAACATCTCAAAACCGTGAAGTTTCAAGGGTCTTGTGCGACCGATATCATCAAATCAATGACATATTTTTCAGATAGTTGCGATGAATttcaaaaaacaaatacttGTGCTCCGGTTATGAGTGAGGCTGTGGTACAAGCTCATAGGGACCACCTGGAACAGCTTCAAGTTCAGTTATCTCATCAAGTTCAACTCAAGTTTTTCAAGTGTAAACAATACTAA
- the LOC125224474 gene encoding transcription initiation factor TFIID subunit 4b-like, producing the protein MDDIAIFLDEDEDETAYSAADVEAYAAGFGRVLEGDTSTSQQLCDRNAGSSATSDHAGNATSQSGQDIMSARDNSSHAASSIIASPHMRSSCQQPGTAFKLKNMVPVGRLVSILQPQLDQDRALILQTLLRNLKRKEIPVDVVLQRMRSLIGDKMLRPVLLNLQGEGATYSQIAALNQVQSAQLPTDVSISNNEAAKSCEAEREADLHGAQVGQMSTSTDNKQQHMQSPPGSFSTHISSWRSRQLSTTTGNMANMNPNIATLQIQAQRPSSTSEKQKATVSPSMTHSSTRLHPLTATVGTQNESNASPEKPPLAGQKKPMTAYGSLPPSSKKQKVSESLADQFQSIEHLNDVTAISGINLSEEEEQLFSGSKKDSRVSEAARQIEEKLILQKIPLQKKMIEIMTKSGLKNMTSWQLQSLERCLSLAVEERMHRILSTAIRFSKQRVDIEKTRHKITVTSDVQKEVMAINRKAREEWEKKQAENEKSQKLKKLNSKESKYIDADKKDDKHEKSTKVNMDEANKMRAKAANVAAGAATGINDITSRWKLMIEAKQKEGRSHTSSGPHTNRDVRQKPLASSTNGDMGRKPLASSTISTRDQASIPPQVARTISVKDVLAVLEREPQMSKSTLLYRLYLS; encoded by the exons ATGGACGACATCGCGATATTCCTCGATGAAGACGAG GATGAAACAGCGTATTCCGCGGCGGACGTGGAGGCTTACGCAGCAGGATTTGGCAGAGTATTAGAAGGGGATACTTCGACATCGCAGCAGCTCTGTGATCGAAATGCCG GAAGCAGTGCTACTTCCGATCATGCTGGCAATGCTACTTCCCAAAGCGGGCAAGATATTATGTCTGCGAGGGATAACTCCTCCCATGCCGCCTCCTCAATAATTGCTAGTCCACACATGAGAAGTAGCTGTCAACAGCCCGGTACCGcattcaaattgaaaaatatggtTCCCGTTGGCAGACTGGTTTCCATCCTACAACCCCAACTTGACCAGGACAGAGCTTTGATACTTCAGACTCTTTTGCGGAATCTAAAG AGAAAGGAGATTCCTGTAGATGTAGTTTTACAGCGTATGAGAAGTCTTATTGGAGACAAGATGTTACGACCGGTCCTACTCAATCTGCAGGGTGAG GGTGCTACTTACTCACAGATTGCTGCTCTCAATCAAGTTCAATCAG CACAACTTCCAACAGATGTGAGCATAAGCAACAATGAAGCAGCAAAATCATGTGAGGCGGAGAGGGAAGCAGATTTGCATGGAGCACAAGTAGGCCAGATGTCAACCTCCACGGATAATAAGCAGCAGCATATGCAATCCCCACCGGGATCTTTTTCAACACATATAAGTTCCTGGAGAAGTAGGCAGTTATCCACAACAACTGGAAATATGGCAAACATGAATCCCAACATAGCGACACTACAAATTCAAGCCCAGCGGCCATCATCCACCAGCGAAAAGCAGAAAGCTACTGTTTCTCCATCCATGACtcat TCAAGCACTCGGCTGCATCCTCTGACCGCTACTGTTGGTACTCAAAATGAATCAAATGCTTCCCCCGAAAAGCCTCCTCTGGCAGGCCAGAAGAAGCCAATGACAGCATATGGTTCTTTACCTCCATCAAG TAAGAAGCAAAAAGTGTCGGAATCCCTTGCTGATCAATTTCAAAGCATTGAGCATCTCAACGATGTTACTGCAATAAGCGGAATCAATCTGAGT GAGGAGGAGGAACAACTCTTTTCAGGATCCAAGAAAGACAGCCGGGTTTCAGAGGCGGCTCGACAGATAGAAGAAAAGCTGATATTGCAGAAGATTCCACttcagaaaaaaatgattgagatAA TGACGAAATCTGGTTTGAAGAATATGACTTCCTGGCAGTTGCAAAGTCTGGAGCGATGCTTATCCTTG GCCGTGGAAGAGAGAATGCACAGAATCCTATCAACTGCTATCAGATTTTCGAAACAG CGAGTCGATATAGAGAAGACAAGGCACAAGATCACTGTCACCTCTGATGTTCAGAAAGAGGTCATGGCCATAAATCGTAAAGCTCGTGAAGAATGGGAGAAGAAACAGGCTGAAAATGAAAAGTCACAGAAACTGAAGAAA CTTAATAGTAAAGAATCTAAATATATCGATGCTGATAAGAAGGATGATAAACATGAGAAATCAACAAAG GTTAACATGGACGAAGCTAACAAAATGCGCGCTAAAGCTGCAAATGTTGCTGCTGGAGCTGCTACTGGAATAAACGATATTACATCAAGATGGAAGTTAATGATTGAGGCCAAGCAGAAAGAGGGCAGATCTCACACTTCATCTGGTCCTCATACTAACAGAGACGTGCGACAAAAGCCTCTAGCATCCTCTACTAACGGAGACATGGGACGAAAGCCTCTAGCATCATCTACAATAAGCACCAGGGATCAAGCTAGCATACCACCACAGGTGGCTCGGACCATTTCAGTTAAGGATGTGCTTGCCGTGTTAGAAAGAGAGCCTCAAATGTCAAAATCGACACTGCTCTACCGCTTATATCTGTCATAA
- the LOC125219297 gene encoding uncharacterized protein LOC125219297 isoform X1, which produces MRSFGVLFMLLLMVMGAAAFLYLSSPSKEGTIINPGMVSIGRVKAMALTIKRRKVKQQDMDHPSKAADVEGNVHLEDYRPIDPIPSSTASIRPGPIQHGTPLMPYMPGPSPPPSEAKRGEFP; this is translated from the exons ATGAGGAGTTTTGGCGTCTTGTTCATGTTGTTGTTGATGGTGATGGGGGCAGCTGCCTTTTTGTACCTTAGCTCTCCGAGCAAAGAAGGAACTATCATCAATCCAG GTATGGTTTCAATAGGCCGCGTGAAGGCTATGGCTTTGACGATAAAAAGAAGGAAGGTTAAG CAGCAAGACATGGATCATCCTAGCAAAGCTGCAGACGTTGAGGGCAATGTTCACTTGGAAGACTACCGCCCTATTGATCCAATTCCAAGCTCGACAGCTTCCATAAGACCCGGTCCGATCCAGCACGGCACTCCTCTGATGCCTTACATGCCGGGGCCTTCTCCTCCTCCCAGTGAAGCGAAGCGTGGTGAGTTTCCTTAA
- the LOC125219297 gene encoding uncharacterized protein LOC125219297 isoform X2, whose translation MRSFGVLFMLLLMVMGAAAFLYLSSPSKEGTIINPGMVSIGRVKAMALTIKRRKVKQDMDHPSKAADVEGNVHLEDYRPIDPIPSSTASIRPGPIQHGTPLMPYMPGPSPPPSEAKRGEFP comes from the exons ATGAGGAGTTTTGGCGTCTTGTTCATGTTGTTGTTGATGGTGATGGGGGCAGCTGCCTTTTTGTACCTTAGCTCTCCGAGCAAAGAAGGAACTATCATCAATCCAG GTATGGTTTCAATAGGCCGCGTGAAGGCTATGGCTTTGACGATAAAAAGAAGGAAGGTTAAG CAAGACATGGATCATCCTAGCAAAGCTGCAGACGTTGAGGGCAATGTTCACTTGGAAGACTACCGCCCTATTGATCCAATTCCAAGCTCGACAGCTTCCATAAGACCCGGTCCGATCCAGCACGGCACTCCTCTGATGCCTTACATGCCGGGGCCTTCTCCTCCTCCCAGTGAAGCGAAGCGTGGTGAGTTTCCTTAA
- the LOC125218308 gene encoding LOB domain-containing protein 38-like: MSCSGCRILRRGCSNHCILRPCLDWIPSPEAQAHATLFVSKFFGRSYLLTFIASVPVSKRSALFQSLLYDACGRTVNPVNGVVGLLTTGNWHICQAAVEAVLAGEDLTPIGFGNPPPAWRSGAVQDCSSRVGWAPDRAGTMASEAESGVDQVGAEEMPKLLNLFA; the protein is encoded by the exons ATGAGCTGCAGTGGCTGCCGAATCCTCCGCAGAGGCTGCAGTAACCATTGCATCCTAAGGCCGTGTTTGGATTGGATCCCATCCCCGGAGGCGCAAGCCCACGCCACCCTCTTCGTCTCGAAATTCTTCGGCCGGTCGTATCTTTTGACCTTCATCGCTTCCGTCCCCGTCTCCAAACGCTCCG CGCTCTTTCAGTCCCTCCTCTATGACGCGTGCGGCCGCACGGTCAACCCGGTCAACGGGGTTGTGGGGCTGCTCACCACCGGCAACTGGCATATCTGCCAGGCGGCGGTGGAGGCAGTCCTGGCTGGAGAGGACCTGACGCCGATTGGCTTCGGGAACCCACCTCCTGCATGGCGCTCAGGCGCCGTGCAGGATTGCTCTAGCCGAGTCGGATGGGCGCCGGACCGCGCCGGGACGATGGCGTCGGAGGCGGAGAGTGGGGTTGATCAGGTTGGGGCTGAGGAAATGCCAAAGCTGCTCAACCTTTTTGCTTAA